A segment of the Microbacterium luteolum genome:
TGGCCAGCGATGAGGGCAGGGCTTTCGTCGCCGCAGTCTCGCTCTCGGAATCGGCCGAGACGACGTCCGAGCTCGAAGAGGCCTTCGTCGAGCTCCGCGATCAACTTCTCGCATCAGGCAGCCCGATGACGGTCGAGATCGACGGAAGCGCGGCCGCCATGAGCTTCTCGTTGACTCCGGGCGCGACGATCGCCTACCCGACCGGTCTGGTGTCCGGCGGCGACGGCACCGGCGGTATCCAGCCGCTCGTGACCGGCGGCGCGGATCCGTGGCCGTACATCCAGCTCACCAACGCCGAACAGCAGGCCATGGTGACAGGAGCGTCCGGGGCTCTGGTGGCGGCTATCTGCGCACTCCTCGCACCCACGACCGCAGGTGTCGGATGCGGTGTCGGCGCCGCCGTCATCGCGATGATCGTGGGTATCATCGTTGCGAACGGCGTCTGTGCCAACAATCGTGAGATGCGCATATACCCCCTGGCGGGGCCGACGGGATTCAGCTGCCAATGATGACGAAGAAGCGGATCAGCCCGGCAGTGTTCGCGACGATCGTCGTGGCGCCGATCGTGGTCCTCGAGCTCATCCTGCTGGCGACGGGCGTCTGGACCATGTCGGGGTCGATGATCTTCGTTCTCGTGATCAACGTCGTCTTCTGGTGCATGAACTATTTCATCTGGCGTCAAGCAGGTCGCGCTCGGACCTGACGCCGGGATGACCACGCTGGGCAGTCGGCCCCGACGAGAGAGCCTTTCTCGTCGGGGCCGTCTCTGTGGACGATGATCGCGTCGGGTTCATGGCCCTGGGGCTAGAGAAGGGCCAAATGTCTTGGTCGGTCGGCACGGCGGCCGAAAGCATGGATGCGGGCGTCGTCGTCGATGAGGCCCCGGCCGCATCTCCAGCGGCCCGATCGGAGAGAAGACGATGCCCCAGACCCTCACGCAGCGCTTGACCCTCGTTCTTCCCCTTGTCGGTGTCGCGTTGCTCCTGGCGTCGATGATCCTCCCCGAGCAGTTCGCCTTCGTCGCGTGGGGACTCGCGATGGTCGCCTTCGTCACCGCTCTCGCCTGCGCGATCATCGCACAACGGGAAAGTGCGTCCGAGCACCGCAGAGTCAGGTCGAGATGAGTCCCGTTCAGGTCGTGGAGCGCAACTCCCGCCAGGCGTCGACCGTCGGCAGGCTCAGTCGAAGACGGGGCTGAGGAAGCGGCGCTCGTAACGGCGGATGCACTGCGTCCTGCGCGCGAATTCGAACGCCTCCACGCACTCGGGGTCGGTCTTCGAGGCGTTCCGGTAGACCTCGTACTCGGCGAGCGAGGGGAACGTGAACAGTGCGAAGGCCTCGTCGCTGTCGCCCTCGCTCGGCAGGAAGTAGCCGTGGTGGGTTCCGCCGTGCTTCGCCACCAGTCGGATCCACGCGCGTCCGTACTCGGTGAAGTCGTCGAGCTTGTCGGGGTCGATCTCATAGCGCAGGTGAACGGTGATCATCCGATCATCCTCTCAGAGCGGTCATCGCTATCGTCTCCGATCCTGAATAGGCTCGTGAACCATGGATTACACGCAGCTGGGTCGCACGGGCACGTCGGTTTCGCGGATCGTGCTGGGCACGATGAACTTCGGGGACCGCACCTCGGAGGAGGAATCGTTCGCGATCATGGATCGTGCCCTCGAGCTGGGGGTGAACTTCTTCGACACGGCGAACGCCTACGGCGGGTCGGCGGGGCGCGGCGCGACCGAGGAGATCATCGGTCGGTGGTTCGCGGCTCGCCCCGGTGTGCGGGACGACATCGTCCTGGCGACCAAGGTGCATTCGCCGATGGTCGCCCCGACCGCGGAGGGCGACCGGCCCAACGCTCGTGGCGCATCCGCCTGGCAGGTGCGGCGGGAAGCCATCGGGTCGCTGCGCCGACTGCAGACCGACCGGATCGACCTGTACCAGTTCCACCACATCGACCGCCATATCTCCTGGCCGGAGCTGTGGCAGGCGATGGAGGTGCTCGTGGCTCGCGGCGAGGTGGTCTACACCGGCAGCTCGAATTTCGCGGCGTGGAACATCGCACAGGCGAACGAGATCGCGCAGCAGCGCCACTTCCTCGGCCTCGTGAGCGAGCAGTCGCTGTACAACCTGGCCCAGCGGTCCATCGAGCTCGAGGTCATTCCTGCGGCGCAGAACTACGGCCTCGGAATCCTCCCGTGGTCGCCGCTGTCGGGCGGGCTGCTGAGCGGCGGATCATCGGATGCCAACGCCCGATCGAACACGGGGCGGGCGGCAGAGATGCGTGCCCAGCACCGCGACCAGTTCGATGCGTACGAGCTCTTCGCGAAGGAGCGCGGCTGGGCTCCTTCGGCGCTCGGCCTTGCCTGGCTGCTTCACCAGCCCGGAGTCACCGGACCGATCATCGGCCCTCGCACGGTCGCGCAGCTCGAGTCCGCGGTGTCGGCGCTCGAGATCACGCTCAGCGCAGAGGATCTGCGCGGACTCGACGAGATTTTCCCCGGCCCCGGTGGACAGGCCCCTGAGGCCTACGCCTGGTAGGACGTCCGAAGCACGGCGTCCGTGCGATCCCGCCCGGGACGCCGCGCATCGGACAGGATCAGCGGCAGGTCGCGCATCACGACGACGCTGTCGAACACCGCGGACCCTCGGGGGAGAGCATCGAAGAACGACGACCGGAGGCGGTGCAGGCGTGCAGGCTCGACCTTCCACTCCTCCGACGCGAGGGTGACCGGTTCGACGGTGCGTCGGTCGTGCGCCAGCGACCATCCGACTCGACCGGCGCGATAGAAGTCCGACGCCT
Coding sequences within it:
- a CDS encoding NIPSNAP family protein, encoding MITVHLRYEIDPDKLDDFTEYGRAWIRLVAKHGGTHHGYFLPSEGDSDEAFALFTFPSLAEYEVYRNASKTDPECVEAFEFARRTQCIRRYERRFLSPVFD
- a CDS encoding aldo/keto reductase; translated protein: MDYTQLGRTGTSVSRIVLGTMNFGDRTSEEESFAIMDRALELGVNFFDTANAYGGSAGRGATEEIIGRWFAARPGVRDDIVLATKVHSPMVAPTAEGDRPNARGASAWQVRREAIGSLRRLQTDRIDLYQFHHIDRHISWPELWQAMEVLVARGEVVYTGSSNFAAWNIAQANEIAQQRHFLGLVSEQSLYNLAQRSIELEVIPAAQNYGLGILPWSPLSGGLLSGGSSDANARSNTGRAAEMRAQHRDQFDAYELFAKERGWAPSALGLAWLLHQPGVTGPIIGPRTVAQLESAVSALEITLSAEDLRGLDEIFPGPGGQAPEAYAW